A stretch of the Rosa rugosa chromosome 5, drRosRugo1.1, whole genome shotgun sequence genome encodes the following:
- the LOC133710039 gene encoding ubiquitin-like-specific protease ESD4 — MGALARNRKRIDECLSSNSPFSPYSHISKRPRLFSSSSSPTTRPVFSSNRAVARVSRYPAAQLPLRRIHAPVKPDKFSSSSSSGPGRGDQSGDVTIMGNLLRRYANAKKEALATCKSKKREEEEEEVIQLDEEEDDDDQNRVSEDSSIEEVVDLGEDEPDVQELETERVRCEAQATQPSASSVASDFTTLTVNNTCSKVESSEQMRELLALNPEDLPSYKKLIEELDRKTTPKLKQLGFEIQVNENKRALFESLRPKKKPVEEAPREPFIPLKEEEKAVVERAFSYANRRKVLVTHENSNIQITGELLQCLKPCAWLNDEVINVYLELLKEREKRDPKKFLKCHFFNTFFYKKLIGGRSGYDYKAVRRWTTQRKLGYSLIDCDKIFVPIHKEIHWCLAVINKRDQKFQYLDSLGGRDTKVMQLLAKYYADEVKEKSGKDVDVSSWEFECVEDLPEQENGFDCGVFMIKYADFYSRGLDLCFHQKHMPYFRLRTAKEVLQLRAD, encoded by the exons ATGGGAGCCTTAGCCAGGAATCGTAAGCGTATAGACGAGTGTCTGAGCTCGAATTCTCCCTTTTCCCCCTATTCTCACATTTCCAAGCGACCCAGATTattctcctcctcttcttctccgaCGACCCGACCCGTATTCTCTTCTAACCGCGCCGTCGCCAGGGTCTCCCGCTACCCAGCCGCGCAGCTCCCGTTGCGTCGAATTCACGCGCCTGTTAAGCCCGACAAGttcagctcctcctcctcctccggcccCGGCCGAGGGGACCAGTCGGGTGACGTCACCATCATGGGCAATTTGTTGCGGCGTTACGCCAATGCGAAGAAGGAAGCTCTTGCTACGTGTAAGAGTAAGAaaagggaggaggaggaggaggaggtgattCAATTggatgaggaggaggacgaTGATGATCAGAATCGGGTTTCGGAGGATTCGAGCATCGAGGAGGTGGTGGATTTAGGGGAGGATGAGCCGGATGTGCAGGAATTGGAGACCGAGAGGGTGCGATGTGAAGCTCAGGCCACGCAGCCGTCGGCTTCTTCGGTGGCTTCGGACTTCACCACATTGACAGTGAATAATACCTGTTCGAAAGTGGAGAGTTCGGAGCAGATGAGGGAGTTGCTGGCCCTGAATCCCGAGGATTTGCCGAGTTACAAGAAGTTGATTGAGGAGTTGGATAGGAAGACTACTCCCAAATTGAAACAATTGGGTTTCGAAATCCAGGTGAATGAGAATAAGCGGGCCCTGTTTGAGTCTTTGCGTCCGAAGAAGAAGCCAGTGGAG GAGGCGCCTCGCGAACCTTTTATCCCTctcaaagaagaggaaaaggctGTGGTTGAGCGAGCATTTTCTTATGCGAATCG GAGGAAGGTCCTTGTAACTCATGAGAACTCAAACATACAAATTACTGGTGAACTTTTGCAGTGCCTTAAACCATGTGCATGGTTGAATGATGAG GTCATAAACGTCTACCTTGAATTGCTGAAGGAGAGGGAAAAGAGAGATCCAAAGAAGTTTCTGAAATGTCATTTTTTCAACACATTTTTCTACAAAAAG TTAATAGGTGGAAGAAGTGGCTATGATTATAAAGCTGTCAGAAGATGGACTACCCAAAGAAAGCTGGGATACAGCCTCATTGACTGCGACAAA ATATTCGTCCCAATCCACAAAGAAATACACTGGTGCTTGGCTGTGATTAATAAGAGAGATCAGAAGTTCCAGTATCTTGACTCGCTCGGAGGACGCGATACCAAAGTGATGCAACTATTG GCTAAATACTACGCTGATGAAGTGAAGGAAAAGAGTGGGAAAGACGTTGATGTGAGTTCTTGGGAATTTGAATGTGTCGAAGACCTTCCTGAGCAGGAGAATGG GTTTGATTGTGGCGTATTCATGATCAAGTATGCTGACTTTTACAGTAGGGGATTGGATCTCTGTTTCCACCAG AAACACATGCCATATTTTCGATTGAGGACAGCCAAGGAGGTTCTACAATTGAGAGCTGACTGA